From the Euphorbia lathyris chromosome 6, ddEupLath1.1, whole genome shotgun sequence genome, one window contains:
- the LOC136233131 gene encoding copper-transporting ATPase PAA1, chloroplastic-like isoform X3 gives MLIAFVLLGRNLEQRAKIKATGDMTGLLSILPSKARLLVHSDATHAGTSVEVPSSSLSVRDQIVVLPGDGVPADGIVTGGRSTIDESSFTGEPLPVTKLPGSQVAAGSINLNGTLTVEVQRPGGETDIGDIVRLVEEPQSREAPVQRLADKVIACPCALGLATPTAVLVYTLHATPFRMDNYKNI, from the exons ATGTTAATAGCTTTTGTGTTGCTAGGGAGGAATCTTGAACAAAGAGCTAAAATTAAAGCAACCGGTGACATGACAGGACTCCTAAGTATTTTACCGTCAAAAGCTCGTCTTTTGGTTCATAGTGATGCAACACATGCAGGCACCAGTGTTGAAGTTCCTAGTAGTAGTCTCTCTGTTAGAGACCAAATTGTCGTACTGCCTGGA GACGGTGTCCCAGCAGATGGGATTGTTACAGGTGGTCGAAGCACCATTGATGAATCAAGTTTCACAGGGGAGCCGTTGCCAGTGACAAAACTACCCGGG AGTCAAGTAGCAGCTGGAAGCATAAACCTTAATGGAACTCTAACAGTTGAAGTGCAGAGACCGGGTGGCGAGACTGACATCGGAGACATTGTTCGTTTGGTAGAAGAACCGCAAAGCAGAGAAGCTCCTGTGCAACGGCTAGCAGACAAG GTTATTGCTTGTCCATGTGCACTCGGACTAGCTACACCTACTGCAGTGCTGGTATATACTCTCCATGCTACCCCTTTCAGGATggataattacaaaaatatttag
- the LOC136233131 gene encoding copper-transporting ATPase PAA1, chloroplastic-like isoform X2: MLIAFVLLGRNLEQRAKIKATGDMTGLLSILPSKARLLVHSDATHAGTSVEVPSSSLSVRDQIVVLPGDGVPADGIVTGGRSTIDESSFTGEPLPVTKLPGSQVAAGSINLNGTLTVEVQRPGGETDIGDIVRLVEEPQSREAPVQRLADKSLIWYPKCK; this comes from the exons ATGTTAATAGCTTTTGTGTTGCTAGGGAGGAATCTTGAACAAAGAGCTAAAATTAAAGCAACCGGTGACATGACAGGACTCCTAAGTATTTTACCGTCAAAAGCTCGTCTTTTGGTTCATAGTGATGCAACACATGCAGGCACCAGTGTTGAAGTTCCTAGTAGTAGTCTCTCTGTTAGAGACCAAATTGTCGTACTGCCTGGA GACGGTGTCCCAGCAGATGGGATTGTTACAGGTGGTCGAAGCACCATTGATGAATCAAGTTTCACAGGGGAGCCGTTGCCAGTGACAAAACTACCCGGG AGTCAAGTAGCAGCTGGAAGCATAAACCTTAATGGAACTCTAACAGTTGAAGTGCAGAGACCGGGTGGCGAGACTGACATCGGAGACATTGTTCGTTTGGTAGAAGAACCGCAAAGCAGAGAAGCTCCTGTGCAACGGCTAGCAGACAAG TCTCTGATTTGGTACCCAAAGTGCAAATGA
- the LOC136233131 gene encoding copper-transporting ATPase PAA1, chloroplastic-like isoform X1 codes for MTGLLSILPSKARLLVHSDATHAGTSVEVPSSSLSVRDQIVVLPGDGVPADGIVTGGRSTIDESSFTGEPLPVTKLPGSQVAAGSINLNGTLTVEVQRPGGETDIGDIVRLVEEPQSREAPVQRLADKVIACPCALGLATPTAVLVYTLHATPFRMDNYKNI; via the exons ATGACAGGACTCCTAAGTATTTTACCGTCAAAAGCTCGTCTTTTGGTTCATAGTGATGCAACACATGCAGGCACCAGTGTTGAAGTTCCTAGTAGTAGTCTCTCTGTTAGAGACCAAATTGTCGTACTGCCTGGA GACGGTGTCCCAGCAGATGGGATTGTTACAGGTGGTCGAAGCACCATTGATGAATCAAGTTTCACAGGGGAGCCGTTGCCAGTGACAAAACTACCCGGG AGTCAAGTAGCAGCTGGAAGCATAAACCTTAATGGAACTCTAACAGTTGAAGTGCAGAGACCGGGTGGCGAGACTGACATCGGAGACATTGTTCGTTTGGTAGAAGAACCGCAAAGCAGAGAAGCTCCTGTGCAACGGCTAGCAGACAAG GTTATTGCTTGTCCATGTGCACTCGGACTAGCTACACCTACTGCAGTGCTGGTATATACTCTCCATGCTACCCCTTTCAGGATggataattacaaaaatatttag